From the Paenibacillus sp. FSL H8-0548 genome, one window contains:
- a CDS encoding histidine phosphatase family protein, whose protein sequence is MGTNLYFVRHAHSIYTPEELTRPLSERGFSDAKKVNEILQKANIDHVISSPYKRAFQTVEGIAKYIGEEIVIEEDFKERVLSERPVDDFNYAIKRVWEDYNFSFEGGESNENAQKRGVRVTLQVLERFSTKNIVIGTHGNIMVLIMNYFDKKYDFNFWKQLDMPDIYKLSFDGTELKEVIRLWGRD, encoded by the coding sequence TTGGGAACAAATTTATATTTTGTACGGCATGCTCATTCCATATATACCCCAGAAGAATTAACAAGACCGTTATCGGAACGCGGCTTTAGTGATGCTAAAAAAGTAAATGAAATATTACAAAAAGCGAATATTGATCATGTAATCTCCAGTCCGTACAAACGAGCATTTCAAACAGTCGAAGGCATTGCTAAATACATAGGTGAAGAAATTGTGATTGAAGAGGATTTTAAAGAAAGAGTCCTGTCTGAAAGACCAGTAGACGATTTTAACTATGCCATTAAACGAGTGTGGGAAGATTATAATTTTTCGTTTGAAGGTGGAGAATCGAATGAAAATGCCCAAAAGCGAGGGGTAAGAGTAACTTTACAGGTCTTGGAGAGGTTCAGTACTAAGAACATTGTTATAGGAACACATGGAAATATTATGGTTTTAATTATGAATTATTTTGATAAAAAATACGATTTTAATTTTTGGAAGCAACTTGATATGCCAGACATATATAAATTGTCATTCGATGGAACTGAATTGAAAGAGGTTATTAGGTTATGGGGAAGGGATTAA
- a CDS encoding endo-1,4-beta-xylanase produces MNRRFKRILMLLLAAALFVPQVLLAPVAAADSSGSTNGNYVLKVETTGGQQYDGAQIDTGASGLNLVAGTAYTFSYDLYTPDQDVAGIILQTNGNYNWIKDTGALSAASPAWTSYTGTYTYLVDSGTKIQFVKKSGAANITYYIDNFVVTDATSGDVVYTAGFEDQTVGGFTQSGTATLSAVATPQAATDYFLKVETKGGQQYDGAQIDTGASGLNLVAGTAYTFSYDLYTPDQDVAGIILQTNGNYNWIKDTGALSAASPAWASYTATYIYLVDSGAQIQFVKKSGAANITYYIDNFVVTDATSGDVVYTADFDDETVGGFTQSGTAALTNVNSIGASTTPTPTPPVSDQVVVAYDLQEDVGLVDLMTNGGTDYLTKAGGPTLTPLSNDDGTVAIEISNRVNSYDGIDVKVGALGLAKDAEYSVELAGHIPDGVTVPSGAKIALGLASDPYTEFQSVDAATDFTLSYEGVWDSGAGLRIQASEGIAAFVIDSLIITVKGGIKMPPKPLPTVPGVHVSLTAKGDSWSGANIILGLDQTQWPFSSSTEGDVVAFTPVKDAKYHLTFNATSTGTNGYRVRWITGNDNGGYTGADAAVVSDAAHSYAAGTVATTLPGSFTSGEIKDKTLDFTVDFVMSGSEAADGLIGNIAIRGTSGSSDFTINSLKITDDNGNVLVQWSNTAAPFVPDDYVWPESKWDLTLPSLKEAYSKYFLIGNILGWGGNAAMTPWGQENDQTDQALKDASIVSQTEAMFKAQYNVVTAENVMKPDNISKAKDTYDYTPADKLIAWATANKIDVVGHTLVWHQQSPAWLNKGSAANRESAKANLESYIANVAGHFKDQVISWDVVNEAFSDTTSNFDGSDWTTGLRKDSPWYMAYANGADASKGESGADYIYDAFVAARLADPNAALYYNDYNETYKYEQIAQMAESLNAKWATDSRNTDQARKLVEGIGMQSHFWVGQDPDVDVTEVETTIQRFIQADLRISVSELDIPFAANNNYHLDEARQAQQAELYGILFGIYKKYADNIDRVTFWGKADIQSWRGSGMPLLFDNSYRPKEAFWKVIGLGAPTTTPPPSNDGYVPPVSSDPKPNADGKVIIEPKVETKNGVTTATVSNNDLTKALDAAPVNAQGKKQVIVEIPAQAGSTSYEVQLPTSSLKDSDTTVLSIKTENGTIDLPGNMFSNTDVGNADKVTIRIAQATTTGLSDAVREQIGDRPVINLEVLVGNSVVAWNNSNAPVTVAIPYTPTAQELNNTDHIVVWYIDGEGKVTSIPNGRYDVASGTVAFQTTHFSTYAVGSVFKTFGDLQNVAWAKQAIEVMAARDVVKGSSANSFSPAASIKRADFIALLIRALELQGTGKNEAMFSDVQNTAYYIHELVIAKELGIITGYGDNTFKPDSAISRQEMMVMTTRALAAAGKKFEVLGTLDAFPDAASISGFAKDSAAALVKSGIVNGKNGKIAPNDSLTRAEAAVILYRIWNLITAK; encoded by the coding sequence ATGAATCGACGTTTCAAAAGAATATTGATGTTGCTGCTGGCAGCCGCATTATTCGTACCGCAAGTACTACTTGCACCAGTTGCGGCGGCTGATAGTTCCGGCAGTACGAATGGAAATTATGTTTTAAAAGTTGAAACCACAGGCGGGCAACAGTATGACGGTGCGCAAATAGACACAGGGGCAAGCGGCTTAAACCTCGTTGCTGGCACAGCCTACACGTTCTCATACGACTTATACACACCCGACCAAGATGTGGCGGGCATTATTCTGCAAACTAACGGAAACTACAACTGGATTAAAGATACAGGAGCTTTAAGTGCGGCAAGCCCTGCTTGGACTTCATACACTGGGACATATACTTATCTAGTGGATAGTGGTACCAAGATTCAATTTGTTAAAAAGAGCGGAGCTGCGAACATAACGTACTACATCGACAACTTTGTTGTTACAGACGCAACAAGCGGCGATGTTGTTTACACAGCAGGTTTTGAGGACCAAACGGTTGGTGGCTTTACACAAAGTGGAACGGCTACATTATCTGCTGTAGCGACACCGCAGGCAGCAACCGATTATTTCCTAAAAGTTGAAACCAAAGGCGGGCAGCAGTATGACGGTGCGCAAATAGACACAGGGGCAAGCGGCTTAAACCTCGTTGCCGGCACAGCCTACACCTTCTCATATGACTTATACACACCCGACCAAGATGTGGCGGGCATTATTCTGCAAACTAACGGAAACTACAACTGGATTAAAGATACAGGAGCTTTAAGTGCGGCAAGCCCCGCTTGGGCTTCATATACTGCGACATATATTTATCTAGTGGATAGTGGTGCCCAGATTCAATTTGTTAAAAAGAGTGGAGCTGCGAACATAACGTACTACATCGATAACTTTGTTGTTACAGACGCGACAAGCGGCGATGTAGTTTACACAGCCGACTTTGACGACGAAACGGTTGGTGGCTTTACACAAAGTGGAACGGCTGCATTAACTAATGTTAATAGCATTGGTGCTTCAACTACCCCAACACCTACACCTCCAGTTTCAGATCAGGTTGTTGTAGCCTATGATCTTCAAGAAGATGTGGGGCTTGTTGACCTAATGACGAATGGCGGAACCGATTATCTAACAAAGGCTGGCGGCCCTACACTTACACCGTTATCAAATGACGACGGCACAGTAGCCATTGAAATCTCTAACCGTGTCAACAGTTATGACGGCATTGATGTTAAAGTCGGCGCGTTAGGTTTAGCAAAAGATGCGGAGTATAGCGTTGAATTAGCCGGACATATTCCTGACGGCGTTACTGTTCCAAGCGGCGCGAAAATTGCTTTGGGTCTTGCGAGCGACCCGTATACTGAATTCCAATCCGTTGACGCAGCCACAGACTTCACATTGAGCTACGAAGGCGTTTGGGATTCGGGCGCGGGGCTTAGAATACAAGCCAGCGAGGGTATCGCTGCTTTTGTGATTGACAGCCTTATCATTACGGTTAAAGGCGGAATTAAAATGCCGCCGAAACCGTTGCCGACTGTTCCGGGCGTTCATGTATCATTAACGGCAAAAGGCGATAGCTGGTCAGGCGCAAACATTATTTTAGGTTTAGATCAGACACAATGGCCATTCTCCTCTAGTACAGAGGGCGACGTTGTAGCTTTCACACCTGTTAAAGACGCGAAATATCACCTTACATTCAATGCTACTTCAACAGGCACGAACGGTTATCGTGTGCGTTGGATTACAGGTAACGATAACGGTGGTTATACAGGAGCAGATGCGGCTGTTGTAAGTGACGCAGCTCATTCATACGCAGCCGGAACAGTAGCGACAACACTTCCGGGTTCATTCACAAGTGGCGAAATTAAGGATAAAACGTTAGATTTTACTGTTGATTTTGTAATGAGCGGAAGCGAAGCTGCTGATGGGCTTATCGGTAACATTGCTATTCGAGGAACATCAGGCAGTAGCGATTTTACAATCAACAGCCTCAAAATTACAGACGACAACGGCAATGTTTTGGTTCAATGGTCAAACACAGCCGCTCCGTTTGTTCCTGATGATTATGTATGGCCAGAATCTAAGTGGGATTTAACCCTTCCATCTCTTAAAGAGGCTTACAGCAAATATTTCTTAATCGGTAATATTCTTGGTTGGGGTGGTAATGCTGCCATGACGCCTTGGGGTCAAGAAAACGACCAAACAGATCAGGCATTGAAAGACGCAAGCATTGTCTCTCAAACCGAAGCCATGTTTAAGGCTCAATATAACGTAGTTACGGCTGAAAACGTAATGAAGCCTGATAACATTTCTAAAGCAAAAGACACTTACGACTACACTCCAGCCGATAAGTTAATCGCCTGGGCAACGGCTAACAAAATAGACGTTGTCGGGCATACACTTGTATGGCATCAACAATCCCCTGCGTGGTTAAATAAGGGTTCTGCCGCAAACCGCGAAAGCGCGAAAGCTAACCTTGAAAGCTACATCGCTAACGTAGCGGGGCATTTTAAAGATCAAGTAATTTCATGGGACGTTGTAAACGAAGCGTTTAGCGACACTACCTCAAACTTTGACGGTAGCGACTGGACAACAGGCTTGCGTAAAGATTCGCCTTGGTATATGGCTTATGCCAACGGCGCTGACGCAAGCAAAGGCGAAAGCGGCGCGGATTATATCTACGATGCGTTTGTAGCCGCTCGCTTGGCTGACCCCAACGCAGCACTTTATTACAACGACTATAACGAAACCTATAAGTATGAACAAATCGCGCAAATGGCTGAAAGCCTTAACGCGAAGTGGGCGACCGATTCCAGAAACACCGATCAAGCCCGTAAGCTTGTAGAAGGCATTGGTATGCAATCACACTTCTGGGTTGGTCAAGACCCCGATGTTGATGTAACTGAAGTTGAAACGACAATCCAACGCTTCATTCAAGCGGACTTAAGAATCTCCGTTTCTGAGCTTGATATTCCTTTCGCGGCAAATAACAATTATCATCTTGACGAAGCGAGACAAGCGCAACAAGCAGAGTTGTATGGCATATTATTTGGAATTTACAAAAAATATGCCGACAATATCGACCGCGTTACGTTCTGGGGCAAAGCCGATATACAAAGCTGGCGCGGTTCGGGCATGCCTCTGCTGTTCGACAACAGCTATAGACCTAAGGAGGCATTCTGGAAGGTTATAGGTTTAGGTGCACCAACTACTACTCCACCTCCTAGTAACGATGGCTATGTGCCACCTGTATCGAGCGATCCTAAACCAAACGCAGACGGTAAAGTAATCATCGAGCCTAAAGTTGAGACTAAGAATGGCGTAACTACAGCTACCGTCTCGAACAACGATCTGACGAAAGCATTGGATGCAGCGCCAGTAAACGCTCAAGGCAAGAAACAAGTTATTGTAGAAATTCCGGCACAAGCGGGCTCGACTTCCTATGAAGTGCAATTGCCGACTTCGAGCTTGAAAGATTCGGATACGACCGTACTCTCCATCAAAACGGAGAACGGTACGATCGATCTTCCGGGTAACATGTTCTCCAATACTGATGTTGGCAATGCCGACAAGGTGACGATTCGAATCGCCCAAGCTACTACGACAGGGCTCAGCGATGCGGTTCGTGAACAAATTGGCGATAGACCAGTTATTAACCTTGAAGTTTTGGTTGGTAACTCTGTAGTTGCTTGGAACAACTCTAATGCGCCTGTAACGGTAGCCATTCCTTACACACCGACAGCGCAAGAGCTTAACAATACGGATCATATCGTCGTTTGGTACATCGATGGCGAAGGCAAGGTTACATCGATTCCGAACGGTCGATATGATGTGGCAAGCGGTACGGTTGCATTCCAAACCACCCACTTCAGCACATATGCAGTAGGCTCCGTATTCAAGACCTTCGGAGATCTGCAGAACGTGGCTTGGGCGAAGCAAGCGATTGAAGTAATGGCAGCGCGCGATGTCGTGAAAGGAAGCTCCGCGAACAGCTTCTCTCCTGCAGCTTCTATCAAGAGAGCGGACTTCATCGCACTTCTTATAAGAGCGCTTGAATTGCAAGGTACAGGCAAAAATGAAGCGATGTTCAGCGATGTTCAAAATACTGCTTATTATATTCATGAGCTGGTTATTGCGAAGGAACTGGGAATCATTACTGGCTATGGAGACAATACGTTCAAGCCAGACAGCGCGATCTCACGTCAAGAAATGATGGTGATGACGACACGCGCGCTGGCGGCAGCAGGCAAGAAATTCGAAGTTTTAGGCACTTTAGACGCATTTCCTGACGCGGCGAGTATTTCAGGTTTTGCAAAAGACAGCGCTGCGGCTCTGGTTAAATCCGGAATTGTGAACGGAAAGAACGGCAAGATTGCGCCGAACGATTCGCTCACACGAGCTGAAGCGGCAGTCATCCTATACCGCATCTGGAATCTAATCACGGCTAAGTAA
- a CDS encoding PhzF family phenazine biosynthesis protein, with product MKTIKVYHYDAFSNIPNMGNPAGVVLDGENLTEEQMLEVAGKVGFNETAFPLQSDIADLRIRFFTPGHEINLCGHATMATIYALKTKGLLGGKTDFTIETKAGVLPIRVISNEGLYITMRQATPQFQEFNGSLQELAISMGIDEGDIETELPTLYGSTGTWTLLIPIKSLAAFRRMIPINKLFPNILKEMPRASLHPFCLKTYDSKAHMHARHFSSPYSGTIEDPVTGTASGVMGAYYSRYIKSDSLLHLLIEQGQEIGRSGSVQVTVTNGDVIEVTGNAVYIKEFEVSI from the coding sequence GTGAAAACAATAAAGGTTTATCATTATGACGCATTTAGTAATATTCCTAATATGGGAAATCCAGCAGGGGTAGTATTGGATGGTGAAAATCTTACTGAAGAGCAGATGCTAGAAGTGGCAGGAAAAGTAGGCTTTAATGAAACGGCTTTCCCACTTCAATCCGATATCGCTGATTTAAGAATTCGTTTTTTTACGCCGGGTCATGAGATAAATCTTTGTGGTCACGCAACAATGGCAACTATCTATGCATTGAAAACAAAAGGTTTATTGGGTGGTAAAACTGATTTCACCATTGAAACAAAAGCAGGGGTTTTACCGATAAGAGTAATTTCAAACGAAGGACTTTACATAACAATGAGGCAAGCAACTCCTCAATTTCAGGAATTCAATGGTTCTCTTCAAGAATTAGCTATTTCTATGGGGATTGATGAGGGTGACATAGAGACAGAATTACCAACTTTGTATGGCAGCACAGGAACATGGACATTATTGATTCCAATAAAAAGTCTTGCTGCTTTCAGACGAATGATACCAATTAATAAACTTTTTCCAAACATTCTGAAGGAAATGCCTAGAGCATCTCTTCATCCTTTTTGTTTAAAAACATACGATTCCAAAGCACATATGCACGCTCGCCATTTTTCATCACCGTATTCTGGTACAATTGAAGACCCAGTTACTGGCACTGCCTCTGGTGTAATGGGAGCTTATTATTCAAGATATATAAAGTCAGATTCTTTATTACATCTTTTGATAGAACAAGGTCAGGAAATCGGAAGGAGTGGCAGCGTGCAAGTAACAGTAACAAATGGCGATGTCATAGAAGTAACGGGAAATGCTGTTTATATAAAAGAATTTGAGGTTTCGATTTAA
- a CDS encoding adenosylcobalamin-dependent ribonucleoside-diphosphate reductase: protein MEKLVGSKLEGLSEKIFLDRYAWKNADTSNTVVGDVVLVLTKDDPKFPVKEVGEVVSREGSKVSVKLRNGELFESSVDKLTLTIEKTPEEMWDRLASAMASVESEPLKQKEWQEKFRYILDDWKLVPGGRIAAGAGASEELTLFNCYVVPSPKDSRGGIMITLTEMTEIMARGGGVGMNLSSLRPKRAIVAGVNGSSSGAVSWGGLFSYTTGLIEQGGSRRGALMLMLNDWHPDVLEFITVKQTMGQVTNANLSVCVSNAFMKAVKEDADWELVFPDTKEEGYDELWNGDLAEWKQLGKRVIHYKTVRAREIWQAIIDSAWKSAEPGVVFMEHYNQMSNSWYFNPIISTNPCGEQGLPAWGVCNLSAVNLSKFYDEKNNDVDWEELAKVTRWSVRFLDNVIDKTPYHFEENERNQKLERRIGLGTMGLAELMIKLGVTYGSADSLVFLDKLYGFIARESYLASTEIAAEKGSFQAFDAEKYVQSGFMKHIIAEFPEIGEAVAAQGMRNVTVLTQAPTGSTGTMVGTSTGIEPYFAFEYFRQSRLGFDKQDVPIAAQWKEAHPGEDLPEYFVTSMSLSAEDHIRVQAAIQRWVDSSISKTANCPADFTVEETGRLYELAFELGCKGVTIYRDGSRDVQVLSTKKEESAEPAAELPLEPEQSASQDIVSDEHFDADLVEAAVPAALVQAEQGLDKQYKSRPQVLRGATYKVNTPFGMAYITINDLNGTPGEIFLNVGKAGSDVFAMAEALGRVCSLFLRYGDHGNKVKLLIKHLKGIGGSGAIGFGVNRVESIADAVAKSLELHLASAMDQGIVIDSLAEHATAAETNQSSYSQNKKVSAGSLDLCPSCGSAALINIEGCKQCSNCGYSKCN, encoded by the coding sequence TTGGAAAAGCTAGTCGGGAGTAAGCTAGAGGGATTGAGTGAAAAAATATTTTTGGATCGCTATGCTTGGAAAAATGCAGATACGAGTAATACCGTTGTCGGTGATGTCGTGCTCGTCCTGACGAAAGATGATCCCAAGTTTCCTGTAAAAGAGGTAGGGGAGGTTGTTTCTCGTGAAGGCAGCAAAGTTTCGGTAAAGCTTAGAAACGGCGAGCTGTTTGAGTCCAGTGTGGATAAGCTTACTCTGACGATTGAGAAAACACCTGAAGAAATGTGGGATCGCCTGGCAAGCGCGATGGCTTCTGTGGAATCCGAGCCCCTGAAGCAGAAGGAATGGCAGGAAAAATTCAGATATATTTTGGACGATTGGAAGCTCGTCCCGGGTGGACGAATTGCTGCTGGTGCAGGTGCAAGTGAAGAGCTGACCTTGTTTAACTGCTATGTAGTACCATCGCCAAAGGATAGCCGCGGCGGCATTATGATTACGCTCACGGAAATGACGGAGATTATGGCGCGCGGCGGCGGCGTTGGGATGAACCTGTCATCGCTGCGGCCGAAGCGTGCGATTGTTGCAGGGGTAAACGGTTCTTCCAGCGGTGCGGTATCTTGGGGAGGATTGTTTAGCTATACGACAGGACTGATCGAGCAAGGTGGAAGCCGTAGAGGTGCATTGATGCTCATGCTCAACGATTGGCATCCCGATGTGCTTGAATTTATAACCGTTAAGCAGACCATGGGCCAAGTGACAAATGCTAATTTGTCTGTATGCGTAAGCAACGCTTTCATGAAGGCAGTCAAGGAAGATGCGGATTGGGAGCTCGTATTCCCTGATACGAAGGAAGAGGGCTACGACGAGCTATGGAACGGTGATTTGGCGGAGTGGAAGCAGCTAGGCAAGCGGGTCATCCATTACAAGACGGTTCGTGCTCGGGAAATCTGGCAGGCTATTATTGATTCCGCATGGAAATCTGCTGAGCCTGGCGTCGTCTTTATGGAGCATTACAATCAAATGTCAAACAGCTGGTATTTCAATCCAATTATTAGCACAAATCCGTGCGGTGAGCAAGGTTTGCCTGCATGGGGGGTATGTAATTTATCAGCTGTTAATTTATCGAAGTTTTATGATGAAAAAAATAATGATGTCGATTGGGAAGAGCTTGCGAAGGTAACGCGTTGGTCAGTAAGGTTTCTTGATAATGTTATTGACAAGACTCCTTATCATTTTGAAGAAAATGAACGCAATCAGAAGCTGGAGCGCCGTATCGGACTCGGAACTATGGGTTTAGCAGAGCTTATGATCAAGCTTGGCGTAACCTATGGCAGCGCGGACTCATTAGTATTTTTAGATAAATTGTATGGATTTATTGCACGTGAATCTTATTTGGCATCGACTGAAATTGCTGCGGAGAAGGGCTCTTTCCAAGCCTTTGATGCTGAAAAATATGTGCAAAGCGGCTTTATGAAGCATATCATTGCGGAATTCCCTGAGATTGGGGAGGCTGTTGCTGCGCAAGGCATGCGAAATGTGACGGTCCTGACACAGGCGCCAACCGGAAGTACAGGTACGATGGTCGGAACCTCGACAGGGATCGAGCCTTACTTTGCATTCGAATATTTCCGTCAGAGCCGGCTTGGCTTTGATAAGCAGGATGTTCCTATTGCTGCACAGTGGAAAGAGGCACATCCGGGAGAGGACCTGCCTGAATATTTTGTAACCTCGATGAGCTTATCAGCCGAGGATCATATTCGTGTACAGGCGGCGATTCAGCGCTGGGTAGACAGCTCAATATCGAAAACAGCAAATTGTCCGGCAGACTTCACGGTAGAAGAAACAGGGCGGCTCTATGAGCTGGCATTCGAGCTTGGCTGCAAAGGCGTAACGATTTACCGGGACGGCAGCCGCGATGTGCAGGTGCTGTCAACGAAGAAGGAAGAATCGGCTGAGCCTGCGGCTGAATTGCCTTTGGAACCAGAACAATCAGCTTCACAAGATATAGTTAGCGATGAGCATTTTGACGCTGATCTGGTCGAGGCCGCTGTACCTGCTGCTCTGGTGCAAGCAGAGCAGGGACTGGACAAACAATATAAAAGCAGGCCACAGGTGCTTCGTGGAGCAACCTATAAAGTAAATACACCATTTGGCATGGCCTATATTACGATCAATGATCTAAATGGTACGCCAGGTGAAATCTTCTTGAATGTCGGCAAGGCAGGCTCGGATGTATTTGCCATGGCTGAAGCGTTAGGACGGGTATGTTCATTGTTCCTGCGCTATGGCGATCACGGCAATAAGGTTAAGCTGCTTATCAAGCACTTGAAGGGGATTGGCGGCTCCGGTGCGATTGGCTTCGGGGTAAATCGCGTGGAATCAATTGCTGATGCGGTGGCGAAATCGCTGGAGCTGCATCTTGCCAGCGCAATGGATCAGGGAATTGTGATCGATTCGTTAGCTGAGCATGCTACAGCAGCGGAAACTAACCAATCCTCCTATTCGCAAAATAAAAAGGTAAGCGCCGGCTCGCTAGATTTATGCCCTTCCTGCGGCTCAGCCGCATTGATCAATATTGAGGGCTGCAAGCAGTGTAGTAACTGCGGCTATAGCAAATGTAATTGA
- a CDS encoding SNF2-related protein, producing the protein MTFPTSPQAASAENSAAIATRKLHPLVDLQCDRSWFDELQGRMTKGGPWDDWTLFQLALEAEHAKKIESFEQLLCLRSLPSFEPMAHQISTARKVVHEMGGRAILADEVGLGKTIEAGLVLKEYMVRGLVKRVLILVPASLVLQWVRELNQKFGISAVAQKKAHTWGYDVVVASIDTAKREPHRELVLETDYDLIIIDEAHKLKNKKTTNYQFANLLRKKYCLLLTATPIQNDMDELFNLITLLKPGQLGGQSDFAANFVVDKRMPKNEDQLQEALSGIMIRNRRGDGGIHFTKRFVKNIPLTLSEEEKALYDAVTSFVKERYEESGGDLSSMLSLVTLQREVCSSRDAVFLTLVNLFKKTSEDSPMRPKIWELVEKIKNIKANTKAEKAMELVKEMNDKVIIFTEYRATQEYLLQFFRAQDMIAVPYRGGMNRGKKDWMMDLFRGRAQILIATEAGGEGINLQFCHHMINFDLPWNPMRVEQRIGRVHRLGQKEDVKIYNLCTIGTIEEHIVNLLHEKINLFELVIGELDHILERFEKGDGSIEQRLAKMLLESGNDTDLKQKINHLGSSLSRIREEVLTGDHPLPTGPDLLVNLDTLGQTVEVQP; encoded by the coding sequence ATGACATTCCCTACATCGCCGCAAGCTGCGTCAGCCGAGAACAGTGCTGCCATCGCCACACGAAAACTTCATCCACTCGTCGACCTTCAATGTGACCGCTCTTGGTTTGATGAGCTGCAAGGCCGAATGACCAAAGGCGGACCTTGGGATGACTGGACGTTATTCCAGCTTGCCTTGGAGGCTGAGCATGCCAAAAAGATTGAAAGCTTTGAGCAATTGCTATGTCTGCGATCACTGCCTTCCTTCGAGCCTATGGCACATCAAATCAGCACCGCGCGCAAGGTCGTGCATGAAATGGGAGGTCGAGCTATTTTAGCTGATGAAGTAGGACTCGGCAAAACAATTGAAGCCGGTCTTGTGCTCAAGGAATATATGGTTCGCGGACTCGTCAAGCGGGTTTTAATTCTCGTACCTGCCTCTCTCGTGCTGCAATGGGTCAGAGAGCTTAATCAAAAGTTTGGCATATCTGCTGTTGCTCAGAAGAAGGCGCATACTTGGGGCTACGATGTCGTCGTTGCCTCTATCGACACAGCCAAGCGTGAGCCGCATCGCGAGCTGGTGCTTGAAACCGACTATGATTTAATCATTATTGATGAAGCCCATAAGCTGAAAAACAAGAAAACGACAAACTACCAGTTTGCTAATTTACTTCGCAAAAAATATTGTTTGCTGCTCACTGCTACTCCTATTCAAAACGATATGGATGAGCTTTTTAATTTAATAACGCTGCTTAAGCCAGGTCAGCTTGGCGGTCAAAGCGATTTTGCTGCTAATTTTGTCGTCGACAAGCGGATGCCCAAAAACGAAGACCAGCTGCAGGAAGCGCTGTCCGGCATCATGATTCGGAATCGTAGAGGTGACGGCGGCATTCATTTCACGAAACGTTTTGTTAAAAACATTCCGCTTACGCTGTCTGAGGAAGAAAAAGCGCTGTACGACGCCGTTACCAGCTTCGTCAAGGAGCGTTATGAGGAAAGCGGCGGTGACCTCTCCAGTATGCTCTCTCTTGTCACGCTTCAGCGCGAGGTATGCAGCAGCCGCGATGCTGTATTTTTGACTCTCGTTAATTTGTTCAAGAAAACGTCAGAGGACTCGCCTATGCGTCCTAAAATATGGGAGCTTGTAGAAAAAATAAAAAATATTAAAGCAAATACGAAAGCAGAAAAAGCGATGGAGCTCGTCAAAGAAATGAATGACAAGGTCATCATTTTCACAGAGTACCGAGCCACACAAGAATATTTGCTGCAGTTTTTCCGTGCACAGGATATGATTGCCGTTCCCTATCGAGGCGGAATGAACCGCGGCAAAAAAGACTGGATGATGGATTTATTCCGCGGCCGCGCTCAAATATTAATTGCTACGGAAGCTGGCGGGGAAGGCATAAACCTGCAGTTTTGCCACCATATGATCAATTTCGATCTGCCATGGAACCCAATGAGAGTGGAGCAGCGAATTGGACGTGTGCATCGACTTGGGCAGAAGGAGGATGTTAAAATATACAACCTTTGCACAATCGGTACGATTGAGGAGCATATCGTCAATTTGTTGCATGAAAAAATCAATTTATTCGAGCTCGTAATCGGAGAGCTGGATCATATTCTGGAGCGATTTGAGAAGGGTGACGGCTCCATTGAACAAAGGCTTGCAAAAATGCTGCTCGAATCTGGAAACGACACCGATCTGAAGCAAAAGATTAATCATTTGGGCTCTTCGCTTAGCCGCATCCGCGAAGAGGTGCTCACTGGAGACCATCCGCTGCCGACAGGCCCGGATTTGCTTGTCAATTTAGATACGCTTGGACAAACCGTGGAGGTGCAGCCTTGA